One window from the genome of Chroococcidiopsis sp. TS-821 encodes:
- a CDS encoding Uma2 family endonuclease, translating to MTQTNSLTLAEFFSLPEGDVIYELVNGQAVPKVSPKYFHSALQTALIILLRNWCKGKGRVGSEWAIVLQRQGKDWVPVPDVAYISYERLPASWRRNEACPVPPELVIEILSPNQSVQELETKAKDYMNAGVSQVWIVEPETQSIIVFSPGNLRQQYTNNELIVAPLLPGLLLTPQQIFTEAELT from the coding sequence ATGACCCAAACAAATTCACTTACGTTAGCAGAATTTTTCTCTCTACCTGAAGGAGATGTAATCTATGAGTTGGTAAATGGTCAAGCAGTCCCAAAAGTGTCGCCAAAATACTTTCATTCGGCTCTCCAAACCGCGTTAATTATCCTGTTACGGAATTGGTGTAAGGGTAAAGGTAGAGTTGGTTCCGAATGGGCAATTGTTCTACAACGACAAGGTAAAGATTGGGTTCCTGTTCCTGATGTAGCTTATATTTCCTACGAACGCTTACCTGCCAGTTGGAGACGCAACGAAGCTTGTCCAGTTCCTCCTGAACTTGTTATTGAAATTCTCTCTCCTAATCAGAGTGTTCAGGAGTTAGAAACAAAAGCAAAAGACTACATGAATGCTGGAGTTTCCCAAGTGTGGATTGTCGAGCCTGAAACGCAAAGTATTATAGTTTTTTCTCCTGGCAATTTGAGACAACAGTATACTAACAACGAGCTAATTGTCGCTCCCTTACTACCAGGGTTATTGCTAACACCACAACAAATTTTTACTGAAGCAGAACTTACTTAG